A window of the Odocoileus virginianus isolate 20LAN1187 ecotype Illinois chromosome 20, Ovbor_1.2, whole genome shotgun sequence genome harbors these coding sequences:
- the LOC139029816 gene encoding zinc finger protein 34-like, protein MKPGDGEVDPGGPPDRLGFHPSHLTHPEDAEDPEEAPGGAEAEAGTLVQLIDEHGAYSTARLVPDGSAEERSEKRGPGLLRASSEGREGLARPWRFSCAACGKAFKRAWELLSHEVVHTAARPFRCGLCTAAFKRHSDCKSHRLVHSDERPHGCDACGKRFKRASNLQEHRRIHTGERPFPCQSCPKRFKTPYELHRHEPLHAPSRPFPCPDCGKAFAAGPALLLHRRQHCVDKPHACGVCGKRFTHSHSLRVHERVHTGDRPFVCPLCAKAFKQSNALASHRRVHSGERPYRCATCGKAFKQSSYLAIHQRTHTGERPYPCDACGKAFSRPSLLLQHRRVHSPVRPHACRFCPKHFKDLNYRAVHERLHTGDTPYECSLCGKGFAHPSNLLQHQSVHLDG, encoded by the exons ATGAAGCCGGGGGATGGAGAAGTGGATCCTGGAGGACCCCCAGACCGTCTGGGGTTCCATCCGTCTCACCTGACACACCCTGAGGATGCTGAGGACCCAGAAGAG GCGCCCGGGGGAGCCGAGGCGGAGGCGGGGACCCTGGTGCAGCTCATCGACGAGCACGGGGCGTACTCGACCGCGCGCCTGGTGCCCGACGGTTCGGCGGAGGAGCGCTCCGAGAAGCGGGGGCCAGGCTTGCTCCGCGCCAGCTCTGAGGGCCGGGAGGGGCTGGCGCGGCCCTGGCGGTTCAGCTGCGCCGCCTGCGGGAAGGCCTTCAAGCGCGCGTGGGAGCTGCTGAGCCACGAGGTGGTGCACACGGCCGCGCGGCCCTTCCGCTGTGGCCTGTGCACGGCCGCCTTCAAACGCCACTCGGACTGCAAGAGTCACCGGCTGGTGCATAGCGACGAGCGGCCGCACGGCTGCGACGCCTGCGGCAAGCGCTTCAAGCGAGCCAGCAACCTACAG GAGCACCGCCGCATCCACACGGGCGAGCGTCCCTTCCCCTGCCAGTCCTGCCCGAAGCGCTTCAAGACTCCCTACGAGCTGCACCGCCACGAGCCGCTGCACGCCCCCTCGCGGCCCTTCCCCTGCCCGGACTGCGGCAAGGCCTTCGCGGCCGGGCCGGCCCTGCTTCTCCACCGGCGGCAGCACTGCGTGGACAAGCCGCACGCCTGCGGGGTGTGCGGCAAGCGCTTCACCCACAGTCACAGCCTGCGGGTGCACGAGCGCGTGCACACGGGCGATCGGCCCTTCGTGTGCCCGCTGTGCGCCAAGGCCTTCAAGCAGTCCAACGCGCTGGCCTCTCACCGTCGCGTGCATTCGGGGGAGCGGCCCTACCGGTGCGCCACATGCGGCAAGGCTTTCAAGCAATCGTCCTACCTGGCCATCCACCAGCGCACGCACACGGGCGAGCGGCCCTATCCCTGCGATGCCTGCGGCAAAGCCTTCTCCAGGCCCTCGCTGCTCCTGCAGCATCGCCGGGTGCACAGCCCCGTGCGTCCCCACGCCTGTCGCTTCTGCCCCAAGCACTTCAAGGACCTGAACTACCGCGCGGTCCACGAGAGGCTGCACACGGGAGACACGCCCTACGAGTGTAGTCTCTGTGGCAAGGGCTTTGCGCATCCCAGCAACTTGCTGCAGCATCAGAGCGTGCATCTGgatgggtga
- the ZSWIM9 gene encoding uncharacterized protein ZSWIM9 isoform X3, protein MEPPPGTAAGQEEQELRERAFFSWAEFSRFFDAWCQQRLALFFVKSSMHLARCRWASAPPLYTLIDVLKYSYVRLVCKDVRAPSRPAVGPPQPGCPAFIIVKLSPLRDRLVVTECQLTHSHPACPLEFAYYFRPGHLLANACLPVRTTNKISKQFVAPADVRRLLSYCKGRDHGVLDALHVLEGLFRTDPEAKVKLVFVEDQAVVETVFFLTSRTRALLRRFPRMLLVDRLPGLQGALDLLAVLCVDGSGRARQAACCVARPGTPSLLRFALASLLQSAPDVKGRVRCLTAGPEVAAQLPAVRQLLPGARVQICRAQGLETLFSKAQELGGAGREDPGLWPRLCRLAGASSPAAYAEALAELRAHGPAAFVDYFERNWAPRRDMWVRFRAFEAARDLDACALVRGHRRRLLRRLSPSRSVAQCLRDLVAMQWADAAGEAAPDVSDDGGPWLEGEPGRGAQVENQRLKGLETGDWGGARKEGSFWREAQLEKEWARGLETRDRGGAQVESEKGRGLQIRDWRGVQLENQVRGLEGSVWRGSQLEKERLRAPEIRDWRGGPLEGEKDWGLEGYIWRGAQVEDQRLRGLEGYTWRLAQLEDRRVRVLEAADGRGTQFDCERARSHDGSSWRGPKLHDEWVSGLKTRDWKGPHLEAEKERGLEVRNWRGVPVEKALELVPENGGPRGPQWGDERPRGPETREEGGARLGVKRRRGLEDVVLIQLGDPRMAGLENGEGGGAQAGSPKSRGGQGRECGDLGGGCLGLGDGVTCSTPGETVSEGDPERAARRRRYPAPGESLQEGSGGEGPREPKRPCCPSGDEEVDWEPLAKFRAACGPELAELVAEELAFARQHGTRGFHWTGAGFALQDGTSDFFLDGALTRCTCSIHAARRLPCRHVFAARLLTGAALFHMDLLRDCWGRAPEP, encoded by the exons GCCCCCCCAGCCTGGCTGCCCGGCCTTCATCATCGTCAAGCTGAGCCCGCTGCGGGACCGCCTCGTGGTGACGGAGTGCCAGCTGACCCACTCACACCCGGCCTGCCCGCTGGAGTTCGCCTACTACTTCCGCCCGGGCCACTTGCTGGCCAACGCCTGCCTGCCCGTGCGCACCACCAACAAGATCTCCAAGCAGTTCGTGGCGCCGGCCGACGTGCGCCGCCTGCTCTCCTACTGCAAAGGCCGCGACCACGGCGTCCTGGACGCCCTGCACGTGCTCGAGGGGCTCTTCCGCACCGACCCTGAGGCCAAG GTGAAGCTGGTGTTCGTGGAGGACCAGGCGGTGGTGGAGACCGTGTTCTTCCTGACGTCACGCACCCGGGCGCTGCTGCGGCGCTTCCCACGCATGCTTCTGGTGGACCGGCTGCCGGGGCTGCAGGGCGCGCTGGATCTGCTGGCGGTGCTGTGCGTGGACGGCTCGGGCCGAGCGCGTCAGGCCGCCTGCTGCGTAGCGCGCCCGGGCACGCCGAGCCTGCTGCGCTTCGCGCTGGCCTCGCTGCTGCAGAGCGCGCCCGACGTCAAGGGCCGCGTGCGCTGCCTGACTGCCGGGCCCGAGGTGGCGGCGCAGCTGCCCGCCGTGCGCCAGCTGCTCCCTGGCGCGCGCGTCCAGATCTGCAGGGCGCAGGGCCTGGAGACGCTCTTCAGCAAGGCGCAGGAGCTGGGCGGCGCCGGCCGCGAGGACCCGGGCCTATGGCCCCGCCTGTGTCGCCTGGCGGGCGCGTCGTCCCCCGCCGCCTACGCCGAGGCCCTGGCCGAGCTGCGCGCCCACGGCCCGGCCGCCTTCGTCGATTACTTTGAGCGCAACTGGGCGCCACGCCGGGACATGTGGGTGCGCTTCCGCGCCTTCGAAGCGGCCCGCGACCTGGACGCGTGCGCCCTGGTGCGCGGCCACCGCCGGCGTTTGCTGCGCCGCTTGAGCCCCTCGCGCAGCGTGGCGCAGTGCCTGCGCGATCTAGTGGCCATGCAGTGGGCCGACGCCGCTGGGGAGGCAGCGCCCGACGTCTCCGATGACGGGGGCCCATGGCTGGAGGGGGAGCCAGGAAGGGGAGCCCAGGTGGAGAACCAGAGGTTGAAGGGCCTAGAAACCGGAGACTGGGGAGGGGCGCGGAAGGAGGGAAGTTTTTGGAGAGAAGCCCAGTTGGAGAAGGAGTGGGCCCGAGGGCTGGAGACCAGAGACCGGGGAGGGGCTCAGGTGGAAAGTGAGAAGGGGAGAGGGTTGCAAATCCGAGACTGGAGAGGAGTCCAGTTGGAAAACCAGGTGAGAGGGCTAGAGGGGAGTGTTTGGAGAGGGTCCCAGTTGGAGAAGGAGCGCTTGAGAGCGCCCGAGATCAGAGACTGGAGGGGGGGCCCGTTGGAGGGTGAGAAAGATTGGGGACTGGAAGGTTATATCTGGAGGGGGGCCCAGGTGGAGGACCAGAGGTTGAGGGGACTGGAAGGGTATACCTGGAGGCTGGCGCAGCTGGAGGATCGAAGGGTTAGGGTGCTGGAGGCCGCAGACGGGAGGGGGACCCAGTTTGATTGCGAGAGGGCCAGGAGTCATGATGGGAGCTCCTGGAGGGGGCCCAAGTTGCACGATGAGTGGGTAAGTGGCCTGAAAACCAGGGACTGGAAGGGGCCGCATTTGGAAGCCGAGAAGGAGAGGGGGCTGGAGGTCAGAAACTGGAGGGGGGTCCCTGTGGAGAAGGCCCTGGAACTGGTCCCCGAGAATGGAGGCCCCAGGGGGCCCCAGTGGGGAGATGAGAGGCCGAGAGGGCCAGAGactagagaagagggaggagcgAGGTTGGGTGTCAAAAGAAGAAGGGGCCTAGAGGATGTAGTTTTGATCCAGCTGGGGGACCCAAGGATGGCGGGCCTGGagaatggagagggaggaggtgccCAGGCTGGGAGCCCCAAGAGCagaggggggcagggcagggagtgtGGGGACCTAGGAGGGGGCTGTTTAGGGCTGGGGGATGGAGTCACGTGCAGCACCCCAGGGGAGACCGTGTCGGAGGGTGACCCAGAGCGGGCAGCGAGAAGGAGGAGGTACCCGGCCCCTGGGGAGAGCTTGCAGGAAGGAAGTGGAGGAGAAGGCCCAAGGGAACCAAAGAGGCCGTGCTGCCCGTCAGGGGACGAGGAGGTGGACTGGGAGCCGCTGGCCAAGTTCCGAGCAGCCTGCGGGCCAGAACTGGCGGAGCTGGTGGCCGAAGAGCTGGCCTTTGCCCGGCAGCACGGGACCCGCGGTTTCCACTGGACCGGGGCTGGCTTCGCCCTGCAGGACGGCACCTCGGACTTCTTCCTGGACGGAGCGCTGACGCGCTGCACCTGCTCCATCCACGCCGCGCGCCGCCTGCCCTGCCGCCACGTGTTCGCCGCGCGCCTCCTCACCGGGGCAGCCTTATTCCACATGGACCTGCTCAGGGATTGTTGGGGGAGGGCCCCCGAGCCCTGA